From the Actinopolymorpha singaporensis genome, the window CATGAAGTGATAACCGAGGATGGGGATACCGGCCGCCGCGACGTTGCGCACGGTTCGCTGGAAGTTCTCCAACTGTCGCTCGCGGCCGGGCGCTCCGGTGAGCACCTTGTCGTAGAAGGACATCGGGACATTCTCCAGCGCCTCCAGGTGCAGGCCGGCGTCGGCGCATCGGCGGCGCAGGGCGACCAGGTCGTCGAGCTGCCAGAAGCCCTGGTCCGCCGGTAGTCGCGGCGTGTTGAACTGCACGCCGTCGATACCGAGCTGGCGGGCGAACAGTGCGGTCTCGTCGTCGAGCTCGTTCAGCTGTCCGATGATCACCCGGATCGTCACGTCGGGCTACCTCCTCAGCGCAGGGTGCGGGTCCGCGGCGGTCACTTCGTCCGTCCTGCCGGGTGGATGGGGACCTCCACGATGGAGTTGGGTGGGATCCGGACGGTACGAGACGTGCCGTCGGGCATGAGGACGGACTTGTGGACCTCGCTGTCGGCGTGGCTGAGCAGCACGAGGCGATCGGCGAGCCGGGCGAGGTAGACCAGGTCCGAGACACCGTCCACCGGTGCGCAGTCGTTCGCGCGTAGCCAGTCGGTCAGAGCCGGCACGGCCCAGGAAGCGCCGTGCGCCGCAGGTCCGGCAAGCTCGGCCGGGTCCCGCGGTGAGCCGAACCAGCGGATCGTCCCGTCCGGGTCCCCGGGCCTGCGCAGGATCGTGACCGGATCCATGTCGTCATCCCCGTCGACCGGTCGCAGCTCAGTTGTCTCCAGTACGGCGAGCAGGCCACCGGATCGGGCCCACCGCCGAACGGCCCCGAGTGTCTCACGGTGGTAGTGGGTTCCGCCGAGAACGACCACAGCGCGATAGCCGTCGAGCGCGCCGGCGGAAATCGTCGTGTCGTCGAGGAAGTCGAGGTCGAACGCATCCCGCAGGTCCGCGACCCGTGCGGCGACCTTCCCTGTGCTGATCTCCCCGAGGACCAGGGGAGTGTCCGGATACAGGACGGCCACCTCTGTCTCCGGATGGCCCATCTCGATCCGGTCGTAGTTGGCGACCCAGGTGTCAACGCAGGATTGACGGGCAAGCACGTTCGGGGCGTAGAAGTGCAGGTTCCGCGTCCCGGAGGTCGCCGCGTTGTAGATCCGGGCCGTGATGCCCTTCTCGTCGACACCGCCCGCAGGTTCGAAGCCGAAGTACGCGCCGTGGAAGCGGCCGGCGGAAGCCACCCACCGCGTCATGGCGAAGTTGTGGGCGTAGTTCGAAGCCTCGTTGGTGACGCGTACGCCGGCATGGAACTGCGCCGCGAGCTGACACTGGTCACCGAAGTGGGCACCGTGGTGCGGTGAGGCGTCCCCGCCGGTGCACAGGTAGATCGGATGGTTCGGGAAGTGCCGGCGAGTGGTGGCGAGCCAGCGTCGAGCCAGGGAGTTCATCGAGGCGCGGTACCACCCGACGAAGTCCAGCCAGCGGCGCCGGTCGCAGGAGTTGGACACGGCGTACGTCCCGGGCGCTGTCGGCTCGTCCACGCGGAAGTCGTCGTCCGGATCGACCCGTAGCCGGGGAAAGCTGACTTCCGTCGGGTGGGCGAAGGAGGTGCCCCAGCGCCGGTTGAGCAGATCGAGGTCGCCGTCGTGCCATCGCAGCGCGGCGGCCTGGAAGTCGGCGAGGGCGAACCGGTCACCACACCAGTAGCCGCCGTGGGTGTGGTACGGCCCCGGGATGACCGTCGTCCACGTCGTCCCCGTCACCGGGAAGATCGCCTCACCGAAGTCGCCGGTGATGCCCAGCAGAAGCGCCTCGATCACGTCGGTGTCGCGGTAGTGGTCGGCGAAGGCCGCGAGGAACCGGTCGACGTGCCGGTCGAAGCGCTGGTCCCAGATGCTCTGGGTGCCGTTCGGCAGGCCGTGTTCGAGACAGATCAGCCCGCGGAAGTCGTCACCGCGGCGGTACCAGTCCGGCAGTGAGTACGTGGGTCCTGCGATGAGGAACGGAACCCATCGCAGGCCGTGCCGCCGCAGTACGTCCACCTGCTCGTCCCAGAACGAGAAGTCGAAGACGCCCTCGCCCTGGTTCTCGACCGTTTCCCAGGTGACGTACAGCTCGACGCTGGTGAAACCGAGCCGGCTCACCCGATCCGCGTCGGCGTCGGTGAGCGGGGCGGACATCCCCAGGCACAGCTCCACCTCCCGGCTCATGCGAAGGTTCACGCCGTCCAGGTCCGGCGTGCCGTTCTGGTCCGCGGTGCGTTCGGCCGCGAGCGTGATGGTGGGCCTTGGTGCCTCGGTGCGCGGCTCGTCCAGGTCTGCGACGCACCGGAAGCCCATGCCGTTGCCGCCGACGCCGCCGAACACCCGCAGCCGTCGGCTGACCCGAAGGTCCCAGGCAGTGCTGTAGTACGCGCCACCGCGCAGGACCCGCCGCATCCCCCAGCCCTCGTCGGGTGCGTCCAGGCTCACCTGCTGGTCGGGGTAGTCGTGGAACCAGTTGGCGCACCATTCCCACACGTTGCCGGCCAGGTCGTACAGACCGAAGCGGTTCGGTGGGAAGGAGCACACGGGCGCGGTGTAGCGGTGGCCGGTGCTGTGCCGCCAGTCGCGCCACGGATGTTCGGACTCCCTGGTCGCATACTGAGCGCGGCGGCCTCCCGGCTCCTCCTGCCCCCACGGATACCGCGCGCCCGGGATGCCGCCGCGCGCCGCGTACTCCCATTCGGCCTCCGTCGGCAGCCGCTTGCCGGCCCAGGCCGCGTAGTCGGACGCGTCCTGGAACGACACGTTGACGACCGGGTGGTCGGGGCGCGTGGAGAACGAGTTCGGGAGCCGTTCCCAGCGGGGTGAGTCCGGGTGAGCGCGGCCGGTGGCTGCACAGAACTCACCGAACTGCCGGTTGGTGACCGGATGGAGGTCCATCGCGAACGCGCGTACCTCCACGTCGTGGACGGGACCCTCCTCGCGTCCGCCGTCGGCCGCCCCCATGGCGAACCTGCCACCGGGTAGCTCCACCATGTTCGGCGGCGATGCCGAACCGGACGCAGGGCTCGATGTCAACGTCGGCTTGCCGGTTGTCCCGTCCATGATGATCAGCCCTTCACGGCGCCGAGGATGATGCCTTTGACGAAGTACCGCTGGAGGAACGGGTAGGCGAGCAGGATCGGGACCGTGGAGAAGATGATGGTCGCCGCCCTGATGTTGTCCGCGGAGATCACCATCCGCTGCAGGTCCTGGGTGGGGGCGTTCATGCCGCCCATGCCGAGCATGCTCTGGTCGATGATGATCGAACGCATGACCACCTGGAGCGGCCACTTCGAGCTGTCGGTGAGGAAGAACAGCCCGGTGAAGAAGTCGTTCCAGTGC encodes:
- a CDS encoding SUMF1/EgtB/PvdO family nonheme iron enzyme, producing MDGTTGKPTLTSSPASGSASPPNMVELPGGRFAMGAADGGREEGPVHDVEVRAFAMDLHPVTNRQFGEFCAATGRAHPDSPRWERLPNSFSTRPDHPVVNVSFQDASDYAAWAGKRLPTEAEWEYAARGGIPGARYPWGQEEPGGRRAQYATRESEHPWRDWRHSTGHRYTAPVCSFPPNRFGLYDLAGNVWEWCANWFHDYPDQQVSLDAPDEGWGMRRVLRGGAYYSTAWDLRVSRRLRVFGGVGGNGMGFRCVADLDEPRTEAPRPTITLAAERTADQNGTPDLDGVNLRMSREVELCLGMSAPLTDADADRVSRLGFTSVELYVTWETVENQGEGVFDFSFWDEQVDVLRRHGLRWVPFLIAGPTYSLPDWYRRGDDFRGLICLEHGLPNGTQSIWDQRFDRHVDRFLAAFADHYRDTDVIEALLLGITGDFGEAIFPVTGTTWTTVIPGPYHTHGGYWCGDRFALADFQAAALRWHDGDLDLLNRRWGTSFAHPTEVSFPRLRVDPDDDFRVDEPTAPGTYAVSNSCDRRRWLDFVGWYRASMNSLARRWLATTRRHFPNHPIYLCTGGDASPHHGAHFGDQCQLAAQFHAGVRVTNEASNYAHNFAMTRWVASAGRFHGAYFGFEPAGGVDEKGITARIYNAATSGTRNLHFYAPNVLARQSCVDTWVANYDRIEMGHPETEVAVLYPDTPLVLGEISTGKVAARVADLRDAFDLDFLDDTTISAGALDGYRAVVVLGGTHYHRETLGAVRRWARSGGLLAVLETTELRPVDGDDDMDPVTILRRPGDPDGTIRWFGSPRDPAELAGPAAHGASWAVPALTDWLRANDCAPVDGVSDLVYLARLADRLVLLSHADSEVHKSVLMPDGTSRTVRIPPNSIVEVPIHPAGRTK